The window AAATCAACAGGTTTTAATATTGAATTTTCTACATTAAGCTTTATAATAGCCTTTCACAACAAAAGAGAAGGAAACAAGAATAACTGTTTCCTTCTCTTTCGTTTTATTAAGCATTCATTTTATTAAGACTCTTCGTATTCATTTAAAAAAGAAGGAGTTTCTTGTTGCATTCCGTAATCATAAATTAGCCAGCCTTCTGGACCTTTCTTTATAGAAACCCATTGATAGTGGTCTGGGAACAAACTTGGTCTAGCCGTTTCTTTTCGGAAAAACTCATATATATGATACACATTATTCTTTTCATCAAATTTTACCTTTGTTTTGTCATCATAGGAATAAAACGGGACATAAAATATTGCAAAATCAGTTCCATAAGTTATGTAGCCTTGTTCTTCTTTAAATAAATGTTCTGTGGAAAACTTTTTAATATATTCTGTAGTAAAATAAGTACTTAGTAATTCTTCTATTTCATTCAAATCTCTGTATTTTTCACTTAGCATATACTGTGCATGAAACGCTTCTTGAAGCATGTCCAAAATTTCTTCGCGGGTAGGTTCATTCGCATTAGAAGACTGATTATCAGCGACTGTATATATATTACCTAAAAAGAATAGACAAAATATAGAAGCAATTAAAGCCAAACTTTTGAAGTTTTTCATGAATTGTTTTCCTCCCCTGCTTGTATATTTCCATTGTAACAACTTCATTCATTAAAAAGTTTACAAATCGTTCGTAAAATTAATGTCTGTTTTGACAAATTAAGCTTGTATTTACCATTTTCCCTCTTTTAAAAAAGACAAACTTTTTATTTCCACAAAAAAGAGCCCATTTTCAAGGACTCTAAGTATTACCATCTAGTTGTCATACCTGCATAAGCTATATAAAGCAAAACTAAAACTGTTCCGACGAACATTGCGATAAATACAGGATTACGTAGAACATAATGTTTTTGAACTTCTTCACTAATTTCCGAATCACGCTCGCTAGGCTGCGTGTCTGTTCTTCTTCCAACCATGTACGTATATACTATCGCAACTCCAACTAAGGCTAAAGCTAAAAAAGCTAGAGTTAAGTCGAACGGTCCCATTCATGCTCACCCCATTGTTTCAATATATTATTACCTTCTCACAATGACAGGGGAACTATTCCAATACGTCGAATACAAATAATGGTACCGTTACAAAAGATCATTATGTTCATATAAGTAACTGTAACTAATATCAACATATAAAAAAATAGAATGATTTATGGAGTAAGAAAACGTCCGGATTGTTTCTTGTGTTTCTATGTCACTATAAATGTCAGTCAGTATCCCTTTTTTACCTGTTCTCATTTTCATTACATTTTCTAAAAAGTAAGGTCTCCAGCTCCAATTTTTGAGATAATACTTCTCTTGAATTGTCCATTTTCCATCATCATTTCTACTGATGTTCGATGATTGTTGGTAGCCGTTTTCATCACATAGATACATTCGAAAGCTGTATGGAGTCAAAGGGATTGCTAGTTCCAGTAACCACTGATCAACTAATTCACGAGTTTCTGGCAATTTATTTTTCAAAGCAAATTGCTGCACTTTCTCTTGTATTTCGTTGGCAAGCTGAAAAATAGCTTCCAATTTTCTTTTTTCATATCTGACAAAATGTTGAAACTTCTCTGTCAATAGTTCTTTACCATAATAACAATTGATAAAGTTCGGTTCAGGTTTATGTAAGTAGTACCCTTGATAATACCTACCACCGTTTCTCCATGCATATTGTAATTGAAAAGAAGCTTCAACGTTTTCATATAACAACGTTGTCCCCATTTTCCTTGCAAAAATAGAAATAGAATGTAAAAAGTCTTGGTGCGTCTGAATATCATAAGAATTACGCAACATTTTTAAGTCAATTTTTAAAATACTTGGAGATAATAAAGAGAATTTGTCCATATTCATACTAGAATGGCCAATATGGGAAAGAGCTATTTGTATACCATATGTTTTATAGTATTGTATTAAATGTTGTAAAAGCTCTAAGTCATCATTAGAGTTAGGCACGTCAATTTCTATGACAAGTCTTGAAAGGTTTAATCCAGCTTTTTCATATTCCAAAAATAACTCTAACAGTCGTTCCCCTTGGTCTTTCAATAAGAGCGAGGCGTTTTGATTAATAAATAATTTCACATCCGTACTATCGTCCAAAATCAGCTTTTGAATGGCTTTGTAAATAATAAGGTGGTCCACCTCAATTTGATATTCTTCAGGAACATTTTTATCAGTAAAAAAAGAACCTAGACTTTTTACTTCATCCTTTAATGTAATGCGTCCTAACACTTCATATCCAATCACTGCATGGGCATCCGCACTAAATATAGCCTGAAAATGTGGAACTACCTCTTCAATATTTGACATAATATCTAATGGATCTAACATCTGATAATTCTCCTTCACACTCACTTCATGCTAAAAGTATATCACTTGGTAAAACTTTTGAAAAATAGGAAAAGAACGCATCCCTAGATACGTTCTAAAAAGATTAGCAAGGTTTTGGAATGACTAAATGTTGACCAGCTTTTAAACAGTCTGTTTGCAACTGATTGATTTCTCTTATCGACTCCATTGTTACATCATATTTTTGAGCAATTCTTCTAAGGCTATCGGCCGTGACTACAGTATGATGGTATATAGGTATTTTAAGTTTTGTACCACTCGGAACAAATGACTCTGTTAAATCGTTTATTGATTGTAATGTTTTACAATTAATACATAATTCTTCCGCAAGCTCATTTACTTTTACTGTTTTATTTGTTTTGTAATATGTAACATCATTATCTACTAGCGGACCTTCGTCATATTCTTTTGCTTGAAAGACACTTACTAAAAAATTTTGCATTTTAATTCGATACGTTTTTACTTTTTTCTTATCAACGAACTGGGAATTAACATATTCCCTTGCTGCTTCAAGTAAATTTTGTTTGACAGGTGACTCATTTTTCTTATTTTGTATTAAGTCCGAGGCAAGTTCATAAAATGCAAAAGTTTGGTTAATAAATAATGTTAATTCTTTATTTTCTTCGTCCCATTCATGTTTGTAAAACAAGCTCATTTACACTACCTCACTAACGGCATTTTCCGTTAGTATTTGATTAATTTAAGCAAATATATTCTTATACTTGTGGAAAATCTCCTAGACATGTTAAAAAGGAAACGGTTGGAGCCATTGCCCACCGTCCATTGTAATACATTCACCATTTATATATGCCGCCTTTTCTGAACTAAGAAAGTAGGCTAACTCTGCTATTTCTTCCGGTTTTCCGAACCTTTTTAGCGGTACACTCTCGACAATTTTCTTCGCTTCTTCTTCTGATTGAAGAAGCTTTGCCACTCCACCAGTCCTTTCAATTGGCCCTGGTGCAATTGCATTTACACGGATACCATATTTAGTTCCCCATTCAACTGCCAATGTTCTAGTTAGAGAAAGAACTCCAGCTTTAGCTGCTGCGGAATGTGCCACTCCAGCACCAGCGTTCCAAGCGTAAGTAGCAACCATATTAATAATGCTTCCTTTATGACCATTTTCCATCCAAAACTTGCCAACTTCTGATGAACAATAAAATGTTCCATTTAATACGATATCTATAACCGACTTCCATCCGTTTACCGACAATTTTTCCGTAGGGCAAATAAAATTCCCTGCTGCATTATTGATTAACACGTCTATTCGCCCAAACTTTTCACTTGTTTGTTTTACCATCAGGTTTACATCTTCTGGTAACCTTACGTCCATTTGAATAGTTAAAACTGAATTACTTTCCGTCTCTATTTCTTCCTTTGCTTCTAAAAGTCTTTCTAAATTTCTACCCGTAATAACGACATGATAATTTTCATGTGCGAATTTTTTTGCCATAAACAACCCCATACCACTTGATCCACCAGTTATGATAACAACCTTCTTTTCCAATAGCTCATCTCCTAACCAAATTCATTGCATCTTTTATTTTACATAAAAAATAAAACTATTTCGAATATAAAGATTATTATTCTATTTATATGCGAGCAAACAACTCTTAGTAATGATATAATCATGATGAATTTTAAAAGATTGGGTTTGGTATTATGACAAATAAATTAACTCGTAGAAGTTTTTTAAAATATATTTTCAGCTTATCCCTTACAGGTATCATTACGACTGGATTAGGATATTATTACGCGCGCTATTTGGAACCGAAGATGATTACAACAAACCATTATTCCATAAAAAATAAGCATATCCCAACCAGCTTTGACGGCTTAAAAATTGTACAGTTTTCTGATACTCATGTTGGGCACACATTTGAAATAAATGATTTAAAAAACGTTGTAGAGAAAATTAATAAAGAAAAACCTGATGTAGTTTTTTTTACAGGAGATTTAATGGATGACCCACTTGAATTCGAAAAAGCTGAAAAATTGATACCGATATTAAAGGCGATTGATGCTCCATTTGGAAAGTTTTCGATTTTCGGAAACCATGATCATGGTGGATACGGAACAGAGACTTATGTGGAAGTTATGAATGAGGCGGGTTTTACATTGCTAAAAAACGAAAATACAACAATTGAAATGATAGACAATAGCAAGATTTTTATTGCTGGTGTAGATGATTTAATGTTAGGTAGACCAGATTTCAAGCAGTCTTTAAAGAATATACCAGAAGGTGCATACACCATTTTATTAGTGCATGAACCAGATGTAGCGTACGAAATATCAGAAGAATTTTCGGTTAATTTACAACTATCTGGCCACTCGCATGCTGGGCAAGTTCAAATACCTTTTTTTGGCCCCATTATAACTCCTCCGCTTGGGAGTAAATATGTGGAAGGTTTTTATGAACTAAACGATTTAACTCTTTACGTGAATCGAGGGTTAGGTACTACTAGAGAGCCGTATCGATTTTTTGCACCACCAGAATTAACTGTATTTACGTTAGAATCATTGGATAATTAGACATTCTCTTTGTTATATAGTTATACACATAGACATGCGCAAATCCCAACAAACCTCCATATGATAAATAGAAAATATAAAAGGAGGCGTATGTCTATGCATTACCGTAATTATCAGGCTAGCGACCAGCGCTATTTCCCATTATTGCCATTTGTGGCAGGATTAGCAGTTAGTCCTTTGTTATTCAGACCTAGATATTACTACCCACCGTTCCCTTACTATTATCCGCCATATCCATATTACCGGCCATATCCGTTTTATTATAGATAGGAGATAGTACCGAAAGCATGGCTAATCCATCTTTCGGTTTCTTTATATTTTTTCTTGTACTTGGCTGTTTACTAAGTATTGAGGTGAGCAGATTTCTTGCTAATCAAGCCCGATCTATTAAAGATTAATTTATTCCATAAGGAGATGAGCTTCTTGGCCATTCATATCGTAAGACCAGGTGAGACATTGAATTCAATCGCTCTAGACTATCGTAGAACCTTCCAACAGCTACTACAAGCTAATCCACTTCCCAATCCAAATCTTATATATCCGGGTCAACAAATTATCATTCCAAATTTACCACCAAAAGAATCTATTCCATATTCTATCGAAGTTTCCATAAATGGTAGAAA is drawn from Bacillus alkalisoli and contains these coding sequences:
- a CDS encoding LysM peptidoglycan-binding domain-containing protein; the protein is MSLFYKHEWDEENKELTLFINQTFAFYELASDLIQNKKNESPVKQNLLEAAREYVNSQFVDKKKVKTYRIKMQNFLVSVFQAKEYDEGPLVDNDVTYYKTNKTVKVNELAEELCINCKTLQSINDLTESFVPSGTKLKIPIYHHTVVTADSLRRIAQKYDVTMESIREINQLQTDCLKAGQHLVIPKPC
- a CDS encoding DUF3993 domain-containing protein, encoding MKNFKSLALIASIFCLFFLGNIYTVADNQSSNANEPTREEILDMLQEAFHAQYMLSEKYRDLNEIEELLSTYFTTEYIKKFSTEHLFKEEQGYITYGTDFAIFYVPFYSYDDKTKVKFDEKNNVYHIYEFFRKETARPSLFPDHYQWVSIKKGPEGWLIYDYGMQQETPSFLNEYEES
- a CDS encoding metallophosphoesterase — encoded protein: MTNKLTRRSFLKYIFSLSLTGIITTGLGYYYARYLEPKMITTNHYSIKNKHIPTSFDGLKIVQFSDTHVGHTFEINDLKNVVEKINKEKPDVVFFTGDLMDDPLEFEKAEKLIPILKAIDAPFGKFSIFGNHDHGGYGTETYVEVMNEAGFTLLKNENTTIEMIDNSKIFIAGVDDLMLGRPDFKQSLKNIPEGAYTILLVHEPDVAYEISEEFSVNLQLSGHSHAGQVQIPFFGPIITPPLGSKYVEGFYELNDLTLYVNRGLGTTREPYRFFAPPELTVFTLESLDN
- a CDS encoding EAL domain-containing protein → MLDPLDIMSNIEEVVPHFQAIFSADAHAVIGYEVLGRITLKDEVKSLGSFFTDKNVPEEYQIEVDHLIIYKAIQKLILDDSTDVKLFINQNASLLLKDQGERLLELFLEYEKAGLNLSRLVIEIDVPNSNDDLELLQHLIQYYKTYGIQIALSHIGHSSMNMDKFSLLSPSILKIDLKMLRNSYDIQTHQDFLHSISIFARKMGTTLLYENVEASFQLQYAWRNGGRYYQGYYLHKPEPNFINCYYGKELLTEKFQHFVRYEKRKLEAIFQLANEIQEKVQQFALKNKLPETRELVDQWLLELAIPLTPYSFRMYLCDENGYQQSSNISRNDDGKWTIQEKYYLKNWSWRPYFLENVMKMRTGKKGILTDIYSDIETQETIRTFSYSINHSIFLYVDISYSYLYEHNDLL
- the fadH gene encoding 2,4-dienoyl-CoA reductase, whose product is MEKKVVIITGGSSGMGLFMAKKFAHENYHVVITGRNLERLLEAKEEIETESNSVLTIQMDVRLPEDVNLMVKQTSEKFGRIDVLINNAAGNFICPTEKLSVNGWKSVIDIVLNGTFYCSSEVGKFWMENGHKGSIINMVATYAWNAGAGVAHSAAAKAGVLSLTRTLAVEWGTKYGIRVNAIAPGPIERTGGVAKLLQSEEEAKKIVESVPLKRFGKPEEIAELAYFLSSEKAAYINGECITMDGGQWLQPFPF